The Streptococcus sp. 29896 genome includes a region encoding these proteins:
- a CDS encoding rod shape-determining protein MreD, translating to MMKYRQLILFSPLILFVSFLLDGQITHLLGNFTPGIWLVSSQLFFIVALYTIPYFSMISLIAWFSFFGLLYDIYYFNILGMATCIFPLMAFFTAFLLEKIQFRWFSSLSLLVIWTFIFETSSFVLARLFGMTNLSVFIFIMYYLFPTLVFNSLLFVFLNPLLNRLFGITNKT from the coding sequence ATGATGAAGTACCGCCAGCTTATTCTATTTTCTCCCTTGATTTTGTTTGTCAGTTTTCTTCTAGATGGGCAAATTACTCATTTATTGGGGAATTTTACACCAGGTATCTGGTTGGTTAGCAGTCAATTATTTTTTATTGTAGCTCTGTATACCATACCGTATTTTTCAATGATTAGCTTGATTGCTTGGTTCAGTTTTTTTGGGCTTTTGTACGATATCTATTATTTTAATATTTTGGGAATGGCGACCTGTATTTTTCCTTTAATGGCTTTTTTCACAGCCTTTCTCTTGGAAAAAATTCAATTCCGTTGGTTTTCAAGTCTTTCACTCTTGGTGATTTGGACCTTCATTTTTGAAACCTCTAGTTTTGTCTTGGCTCGTTTATTTGGAATGACAAATCTGTCGGTATTTATTTTTATTATGTATTACTTATTTCCGACATTGGTCTTTAATAGCCTCTTATTTGTCTTCTTAAATCCTTTGTTAAACCGACTTTTTGGAATTACAAATAAGACATAG
- the pcsB gene encoding peptidoglycan hydrolase PcsB, with the protein MKKKIMATLLLSTIVLTQAGNVAVVQANTDSQIAAQDAKINAITAQQQAAQEQVDALQAQVDAIVAEQAELTAENERLEAESKALSAEIERLAADIVSRDAALKEQARSAQTDGSASSYINTILDSKNIVDALSRVNAMREIVSANNRMLEQQKADKVAIEEKQKANQEAINTVEANWKKLNDAAQELKTQEAALKVAQLNLAAEKATAENEKASLLAQKAAAEEAARKAAEEQAAYEAQQAQLAQQQQQAVAAVVQTSAPAATAQSSAPATTTSTPAVSSTTQAAVATTTVASSTTTTTTTTTSNNASVAASNSSSGNTYPIGQCTWGAKQAAPWVGNYWGNANQWLYSASAAGFSTGSTPVVGAVAVWTSGAYGHVAVVTAVNGSQIQVVESNYNGNQYVGNFRGWFNPAANGVTGYIYP; encoded by the coding sequence ATGAAGAAAAAAATCATGGCTACATTGTTATTGAGTACAATTGTATTGACCCAAGCAGGAAATGTAGCTGTAGTGCAAGCGAACACAGATAGTCAAATTGCTGCACAAGATGCAAAGATCAACGCAATTACAGCTCAACAACAAGCTGCTCAAGAGCAGGTTGATGCTCTTCAAGCTCAAGTAGATGCTATCGTTGCAGAGCAAGCAGAATTGACTGCTGAGAATGAGCGCCTTGAAGCAGAATCAAAAGCCTTGAGTGCTGAAATCGAACGTTTGGCTGCTGATATCGTTTCTCGCGATGCTGCTTTGAAAGAGCAAGCTCGTAGTGCTCAGACAGATGGATCAGCAAGCTCTTACATCAATACAATCCTTGATTCAAAAAATATCGTTGACGCTTTGTCACGTGTAAATGCAATGCGTGAAATCGTTTCAGCAAACAACCGTATGTTGGAACAACAAAAAGCTGACAAAGTTGCGATTGAAGAAAAACAAAAGGCTAACCAGGAGGCAATCAACACCGTTGAAGCAAACTGGAAAAAATTGAACGATGCAGCTCAAGAATTGAAAACACAAGAGGCAGCTCTTAAAGTTGCTCAATTGAACCTTGCAGCTGAAAAAGCAACTGCTGAAAATGAAAAAGCATCTCTCTTGGCTCAAAAAGCAGCAGCAGAAGAAGCAGCACGTAAGGCAGCAGAAGAGCAGGCAGCATATGAAGCACAGCAAGCTCAGTTAGCGCAACAACAACAGCAAGCTGTAGCAGCAGTTGTTCAAACGTCAGCTCCGGCAGCAACAGCACAATCTAGCGCACCAGCAACAACTACATCTACTCCAGCAGTAAGTAGCACTACTCAGGCTGCGGTAGCTACTACAACTGTGGCTTCTAGTACAACAACTACAACTACTACAACAACATCAAATAATGCTTCTGTAGCAGCAAGCAATAGCAGCAGTGGTAATACTTACCCTATCGGTCAATGTACTTGGGGTGCAAAACAAGCAGCTCCTTGGGTTGGGAACTACTGGGGTAATGCTAACCAGTGGCTCTACTCAGCATCTGCGGCAGGCTTCAGTACTGGTTCGACACCTGTAGTCGGCGCGGTAGCAGTTTGGACTTCTGGTGCATACGGACACGTTGCGGTTGTAACAGCTGTAAATGGATCTCAAATCCAAGTTGTGGAATCAAACTATAACGGGAACCAATATGTTGGTAACTTCCGTGGTTGGTTCAATCCAGCAGCTAATGGCGTAACAGGTTACATTTATCCTTAA
- a CDS encoding ribose-phosphate diphosphokinase — MAFTDLKLFALSSNQQLAEKVAKKIGIPLGKSSVRQFSDGEIQVNIEESIRGSHVFILQSTSSPVNDNLMEILIMVDALKRASAESINVVVPYYGYARQDRKARAREPITSKLVANMLETAGVDRLLTIDLHAAQIQGFFDIPVDHLMGAPLIADYFERRGMTGDGYVVVSPDHGGVTRARKLAQFLKTPIAIIDKRRSVDKMNTSEVMNIIGNIEGKTCILIDDMIDTAGTICHAADALAEAGATAVYASCTHPVLSGPAMDNITKSAIEKLVVLDTIEIPKERLIEKIEHISTADLLADAIIRIHEKRPLSPLFETKITK, encoded by the coding sequence ATGGCGTTTACCGACTTAAAGTTGTTTGCACTTTCGTCCAATCAACAGTTAGCAGAGAAGGTTGCAAAAAAAATTGGAATTCCTTTGGGGAAATCAAGTGTTCGTCAATTTTCAGATGGTGAAATTCAAGTAAATATTGAAGAATCAATTCGTGGCAGTCACGTTTTCATCCTTCAATCTACTAGTTCACCTGTAAATGATAATTTAATGGAAATTTTGATCATGGTAGATGCTTTGAAACGGGCATCTGCTGAGTCGATAAATGTTGTTGTTCCTTATTACGGCTATGCTCGTCAGGATCGTAAGGCTCGTGCTCGTGAGCCAATCACATCAAAATTGGTTGCCAATATGCTGGAAACTGCTGGAGTGGATCGTTTGTTGACCATCGACCTTCATGCTGCCCAGATTCAAGGATTCTTTGACATTCCCGTGGATCATTTGATGGGGGCACCACTTATTGCGGATTATTTTGAGCGTCGCGGGATGACAGGCGATGGCTATGTGGTGGTTTCACCAGACCATGGTGGTGTGACCCGTGCGCGTAAACTGGCGCAATTTTTGAAAACACCGATTGCGATTATTGACAAGCGTCGTAGTGTTGATAAGATGAATACATCTGAAGTTATGAATATCATTGGAAATATCGAGGGCAAGACTTGTATCCTAATTGATGATATGATTGATACGGCAGGGACTATTTGTCATGCGGCAGATGCCTTGGCGGAAGCTGGTGCAACAGCTGTCTATGCATCTTGTACTCACCCTGTTTTGTCAGGACCAGCTATGGACAATATCACCAAGTCAGCCATTGAAAAACTGGTAGTCTTGGATACTATTGAGATTCCAAAAGAACGTTTGATTGAGAAGATTGAGCATATTTCAACAGCTGATTTGTTGGCGGATGCCATTATTCGTATCCATGAGAAACGTCCACTATCACCTCTATTTGAAACAAAGATTACCAAATAA
- a CDS encoding pyridoxal phosphate-dependent aminotransferase, with protein sequence MKLHDRFNKNLNRIEVSMIRQFDQSISDVPGILKLTLGEPDFTTPDHVKEAAKAAIDANQSYYTGMAGLLELRQAAAEFVAEKYNLHYNPETEILSTIGATEALSASLVAILEAGDTVLLPAPAYPGYEPIVNMVGADVVEIDTTANDFVLTPEMLEEAIIEQGDKLKAVILNYPANPTGVTYSREQIQAFADVLRKYPVFVLSDEVYAELTYTGQPHTSIAEFLPEQTILIQGLSKSHAMTGWRIGLIMSQASIIAQIIKSHQYLVTAASTAMQYGAVEALKNGKDDALPMRAEYVKRRDYIIEKMTDLGFKIIKPDGAFYIFAKIPAGYNQDSFSFLQDFARKKAVAFIPGAAFGQYGEGYVRISYAASMEKIQTAMARLKEYLEENGTN encoded by the coding sequence ATGAAGTTACATGACCGTTTTAATAAGAATTTGAATCGGATTGAGGTTTCGATGATTCGTCAGTTTGATCAGTCCATTTCGGATGTTCCAGGGATTTTGAAACTGACCTTGGGAGAGCCTGATTTTACAACGCCTGATCATGTTAAAGAAGCGGCCAAGGCCGCCATTGATGCTAACCAGAGTTACTATACAGGAATGGCTGGTCTTTTGGAGTTGCGTCAGGCTGCGGCTGAGTTTGTAGCAGAAAAATATAACCTGCACTACAATCCAGAAACAGAAATTCTTTCTACGATTGGTGCGACGGAGGCTCTATCAGCGAGTTTAGTTGCTATTTTGGAAGCTGGGGATACGGTGCTTCTACCTGCCCCTGCCTATCCTGGCTATGAGCCTATTGTCAACATGGTGGGAGCAGACGTTGTTGAAATCGATACGACAGCTAATGATTTTGTGTTGACACCTGAGATGTTGGAAGAGGCGATTATTGAGCAGGGGGATAAGCTAAAAGCTGTCATTCTCAACTATCCTGCCAATCCAACGGGGGTGACTTACTCTCGTGAGCAGATTCAGGCCTTTGCGGATGTCTTGCGTAAGTATCCTGTCTTTGTCTTGTCGGATGAGGTTTATGCGGAGTTGACTTATACTGGTCAGCCCCATACTTCGATTGCGGAATTTTTGCCAGAGCAGACCATTTTAATTCAGGGCTTGTCCAAGTCCCATGCCATGACAGGTTGGCGGATTGGCTTGATTATGAGTCAGGCTTCCATCATCGCTCAAATTATCAAGAGCCATCAGTATCTTGTGACAGCGGCGTCAACTGCTATGCAGTATGGTGCAGTTGAGGCCCTGAAAAATGGTAAGGATGATGCTCTGCCGATGCGAGCGGAGTATGTCAAGCGTAGGGATTACATCATCGAGAAGATGACGGACTTAGGCTTTAAAATTATCAAGCCCGATGGAGCTTTTTACATCTTTGCCAAAATCCCTGCGGGTTACAATCAAGATTCTTTTAGCTTCTTGCAAGACTTTGCGAGAAAGAAAGCGGTGGCCTTTATTCCAGGTGCGGCCTTTGGTCAATATGGTGAGGGCTATGTGCGAATTTCCTATGCAGCAAGTATGGAGAAAATTCAAACAGCTATGGCTCGTTTGAAGGAATATCTGGAAGAAAATGGAACGAATTGA
- the recO gene encoding DNA repair protein RecO, which translates to MERIETRGLVLYNRNFREDDKLVKIFTEKAGKRMFFVKHASKSKLVASIQPLTYADFIVKINDDGLSYIEDFHQVQPFKSINGDIFKLSYATYILALADAALQDKVYDPALFAFLVKTLDLMESGLDYEILTNIFEIQLLGRFGVSLNFHECAFCHRVGLPFDYSYKYSGVLCPQHYQQDERRAYLDPNVPYLLDQFQAISFDELETISIKPEMKRKLRLFIDQLYEEYVGIHLKSKKFIDDLSSWGQIMKPRTENEETE; encoded by the coding sequence ATGGAACGAATTGAAACTAGGGGATTAGTCCTTTACAATCGGAATTTTCGAGAAGATGACAAGCTGGTCAAGATTTTTACAGAGAAGGCTGGCAAGCGAATGTTTTTCGTGAAACATGCCTCTAAGTCCAAGCTGGTAGCTTCTATCCAACCTTTGACTTATGCGGATTTTATCGTTAAAATCAATGATGATGGTCTGTCTTATATCGAAGATTTTCATCAGGTACAGCCATTTAAGAGTATTAACGGTGATATTTTTAAACTTAGCTATGCTACCTATATTTTAGCCTTGGCAGATGCGGCCTTGCAGGACAAGGTCTATGACCCAGCCCTCTTTGCTTTTTTGGTCAAGACCTTGGATTTGATGGAGTCAGGTTTGGACTATGAAATTTTGACCAATATCTTTGAAATTCAGCTCTTGGGACGTTTTGGTGTCAGTCTGAATTTTCACGAGTGTGCTTTTTGTCATCGGGTTGGCCTGCCTTTTGACTATTCCTACAAGTACAGCGGTGTCTTGTGTCCGCAACACTATCAACAAGATGAGCGACGGGCTTATCTGGATCCAAATGTTCCCTATCTACTTGATCAATTTCAGGCTATTTCCTTTGATGAGCTGGAAACCATTTCCATCAAGCCTGAGATGAAACGAAAATTACGGCTTTTTATTGACCAGCTGTACGAGGAATATGTGGGGATTCACTTGAAATCCAAGAAATTTATAGATGATTTGTCTTCTTGGGGGCAGATTATGAAACCAAGAACAGAAAATGAGGAAACAGAATGA
- the plsX gene encoding phosphate acyltransferase PlsX, which yields MKRIAVDAMGGDHAPQAVVEGVNQALAAFPDIEIQLYGDEAKIKQYLTATERVSIVHTTEKINSDDEPVKAIRRKKEASMVLATKAVKDGQADAVLSAGNTGALLAAGVFVVGRIRNIDRPGLMSTLPTMDGQGFDMMDLGANAENTAHHLYQYGILGSFYAEHVRGVKQPRVGLLNNGTEDTKGTPVHQEAYKLLAEDKSINFIGNVEARELLNSVADVVVTDGFTGNAVLKTVEGTAKSIVGQLTGSIKNGGLRAKLGGLLVKPTLKKALGAMDYKTAGGAVLLGLKAPVIKAHGSSDAQSIFYTIKQTRSVLEAGIVEKSVAKFSVVEESHD from the coding sequence ATGAAACGTATTGCAGTAGATGCTATGGGTGGGGACCATGCCCCTCAGGCAGTGGTAGAAGGTGTCAATCAAGCCCTGGCTGCCTTTCCAGACATTGAAATTCAACTTTATGGTGACGAGGCTAAAATCAAGCAGTATTTGACAGCGACAGAGCGTGTCAGCATAGTCCATACGACGGAGAAAATCAATTCAGATGATGAGCCTGTCAAGGCTATTCGTCGTAAGAAAGAGGCTTCTATGGTCCTAGCGACCAAAGCTGTCAAGGATGGTCAGGCAGATGCGGTCTTGTCGGCTGGAAATACAGGTGCTCTTTTGGCGGCAGGCGTCTTTGTCGTCGGTCGCATCAGGAACATCGACCGTCCAGGTCTTATGTCTACTTTGCCAACTATGGATGGTCAGGGATTTGACATGATGGACTTGGGGGCAAATGCTGAAAATACAGCTCATCACCTCTATCAGTATGGTATTCTTGGCTCATTTTACGCGGAGCACGTGCGTGGTGTCAAACAACCTCGTGTGGGACTTTTGAACAACGGTACGGAAGATACCAAGGGCACGCCAGTTCACCAAGAAGCCTATAAACTCTTGGCGGAAGACAAGTCGATTAACTTTATCGGGAATGTGGAGGCGCGTGAGTTGCTTAACAGCGTGGCGGATGTGGTCGTGACGGATGGTTTCACGGGAAACGCTGTGCTGAAAACAGTTGAAGGGACTGCAAAATCTATTGTCGGTCAGTTGACTGGCTCAATCAAGAATGGTGGTCTGCGTGCTAAATTAGGTGGTCTTTTGGTCAAGCCAACCTTGAAAAAGGCCTTGGGGGCTATGGACTATAAAACTGCTGGCGGTGCTGTCTTGCTTGGTCTGAAGGCACCTGTTATCAAGGCTCATGGGTCTAGCGATGCTCAGTCGATTTTCTATACGATCAAGCAGACACGTTCCGTTTTGGAGGCTGGCATTGTCGAAAAATCGGTTGCCAAATTTTCAGTAGTGGAGGAAAGTCATGACTAG
- a CDS encoding phosphopantetheine-binding protein, translating to MTREQVYQRVVAIIQEEKGDDFQVQAESSLADNIAADSVEIMEFVLTLEDEFGVDVPDAAIERFEILADIVDFIWSQLKERS from the coding sequence ATGACTAGAGAGCAGGTCTATCAGCGTGTTGTTGCTATTATCCAAGAGGAGAAGGGCGATGATTTTCAAGTACAGGCAGAATCTTCTTTAGCAGATAATATAGCTGCGGATTCAGTGGAAATTATGGAATTCGTATTGACCTTGGAAGACGAGTTTGGTGTCGATGTTCCAGATGCAGCGATTGAGCGCTTTGAAATATTAGCAGATATTGTGGATTTTATTTGGAGTCAATTAAAAGAACGTTCGTAG
- the purC gene encoding phosphoribosylaminoimidazolesuccinocarboxamide synthase — translation MKTDLLYSGKAKDIYATVDSDQIVAVYKDQATAFNGGKKEQIVGKGRLNNLISSLIFEKLNEAGVKTHFVKRLSDTEQLNKKVEIIPLEVVLRNVTAGSFSKRFGVEEGIALSTPIVEFYYKKDELDDPFINDEHIAFLNLASSEEIAYIKEETRRINGFLKDLFAQIGLTLVDFKLEFGVDLSGQILLADEFSPDNCRLWDADGNHLDKDVFRRGLGELTEVYEVVLAKLQEVK, via the coding sequence ATGAAAACTGACCTTCTCTATTCAGGAAAAGCCAAAGACATTTACGCTACAGTTGACAGTGACCAGATTGTTGCGGTCTATAAGGATCAGGCGACGGCTTTTAATGGTGGTAAGAAAGAACAGATTGTGGGCAAGGGCCGGCTCAACAATCTGATTTCATCTTTGATTTTTGAAAAGTTGAATGAAGCTGGTGTCAAGACGCATTTTGTCAAGCGCTTGTCGGATACGGAGCAGTTGAATAAGAAGGTGGAGATCATTCCTCTTGAGGTGGTTTTGAGAAATGTGACAGCTGGGTCTTTCTCAAAACGCTTCGGTGTGGAGGAAGGTATAGCCTTATCTACTCCTATCGTGGAATTTTACTATAAAAAAGATGAATTGGATGATCCTTTTATCAATGATGAACACATTGCTTTCCTTAATCTAGCTAGTTCAGAAGAAATTGCCTATATCAAGGAAGAAACAAGACGAATTAATGGATTCTTGAAGGACTTGTTTGCGCAGATTGGGCTGACTTTGGTGGACTTCAAGCTAGAATTTGGGGTCGACTTGTCTGGTCAGATTTTATTGGCGGATGAGTTTTCACCTGATAATTGTCGTTTATGGGATGCGGATGGCAATCATCTGGACAAGGATGTTTTCCGTCGGGGTCTCGGGGAATTGACCGAGGTTTACGAGGTCGTATTGGCAAAGTTACAAGAAGTGAAGTAA
- a CDS encoding phosphoribosylformylglycinamidine synthase, with protein sequence MAKRIFVEKKADFQIKAEALRKELTHNLQLTSLTSVRLVQVYDVFHLEEDLLEQAIKHIFTEQVTDKVLSEAELGLEEAAYFAIEALPGQFDQRAVSSQEALLLLGSRQEVRVNTGQLYILNGDVREEELAAIKNYLLNPVDSRFKDLEAPLVAQEFSVSDATIPSLDFFDSYGAEEFATYKREAGLAMEVEDLLFIQDYFKSIGRVPTETELKVLDTYWSDHCRHTTFETELRSIDFSASKFHKQLQATYDKYLVMRTELGRTDKPQTLMDMATIFGRYERANGRLDDMEVSDEINACSVEIEVDVDGVKEPWLLMFKNETHNHPTEIEPFGGAATCIGGAIRDPLSGRSYVYQAMRISGAGDITQPLTATRSGKLPQQIISKTAAHGYSSYGNQIGLATTYVREYFHPGFVAKRMELGAVVGAAPKENVVREKPVAGDVVILLGGKTGRDGIGGATGSSKVQTVESVETAGAEVQKGNAIEERKIQRLFRNGDVTRLIKKSNDFGAGGVCVAIGELADGLEIDLDKVPLKYAGLNGTEIAISESQERMSVVVRPQDMETFIAACREENIHAVVVAKVTEKPNLVMTWNGQIIVDLERSFLDTNGVRVVVDAKVVDSAVNLPERRKTAAETLQEDLKELLSDLNHASQKGLQTIFDSSVGRSTVNHPLGGRHQLTPTESSVQKLPVQQGVTTTASVMAQGYHPYLADWSPYHGAAYAVIEATARLVATGANWSKARFSYQEYFQRMDKQAERFGQPVAALLGSIEAQIQLGLPSIGGKDSMSGTFEDLTVPPTLVAFGVTTADSRKVLSPEFKAAGEHIYYLPGQILSEDIDFALIKSNFEAFEKWQSDYVITAASAVKYGGVLESLALMSFGNQLGAEIELAELETSLTGQLGGFVFTSQEDIPDAVKIGQTTTDFTLLVNGVNLAGQGLQAAFEGKFEEVYPTEFEQATDLQDIPAITSSAVIQAKETVELPLVYIPVFPGTNSEYDSAKAFEQAGAKVNLVPFVTLDAASIEQSVDTMVDNIDKANILFFAGGFSAADEPDGSAKFIVTILRNAKVRSAIDQFIEKGGLIIGICNGFQALVKSGLLPYGNFEEAGENSPTLFYNDANQHVAKMVETRIANVNSPWLAGVQVGDIHAIPVSHGEGKFVVTDEEFATLRDNGQIFSQYVEFTGQPSMDSKYNPNGSSHAIEGITSRNGQIIGKMGHSERYEEGLFQNIPGKKDQGLFVSAVRYFTGK encoded by the coding sequence ATGGCGAAGCGGATTTTTGTTGAGAAGAAGGCAGATTTTCAGATTAAGGCGGAGGCTCTTCGTAAGGAGTTGACCCATAATTTGCAGCTGACGAGTTTGACGAGTGTACGTCTGGTGCAGGTGTATGATGTCTTTCATCTGGAGGAGGACTTGCTGGAGCAAGCTATTAAGCATATCTTTACCGAGCAGGTGACGGACAAGGTCTTGTCGGAAGCGGAACTGGGCTTGGAGGAAGCTGCTTATTTTGCGATTGAGGCTCTTCCTGGTCAGTTTGACCAGCGGGCTGTCAGCAGTCAGGAGGCCCTTCTCTTATTGGGCAGTCGTCAGGAGGTGCGTGTCAATACAGGTCAGCTCTATATCTTGAATGGCGATGTGCGGGAAGAAGAGTTAGCTGCTATCAAGAACTATTTGCTCAACCCTGTGGATTCGCGTTTCAAGGACTTGGAAGCTCCTTTGGTGGCACAGGAGTTTTCGGTGTCAGATGCGACTATTCCAAGCTTGGACTTTTTTGATAGCTATGGGGCAGAGGAATTTGCAACCTACAAGCGTGAGGCTGGCTTGGCTATGGAAGTGGAAGACCTGCTCTTTATTCAGGACTATTTCAAGTCAATCGGTCGAGTGCCAACTGAGACGGAGCTCAAGGTCTTGGATACCTATTGGAGTGATCACTGCCGTCATACGACGTTTGAAACAGAACTCAGGTCTATAGACTTTTCAGCTTCAAAATTCCACAAGCAATTGCAGGCGACTTATGACAAGTACCTGGTGATGCGGACAGAATTAGGTCGGACAGACAAACCGCAGACGCTTATGGATATGGCGACGATTTTTGGTCGCTATGAGAGAGCAAATGGTCGACTGGATGATATGGAAGTGTCGGATGAAATCAATGCCTGCTCGGTGGAGATTGAAGTGGATGTGGACGGCGTGAAAGAGCCGTGGCTCCTCATGTTCAAGAATGAAACCCACAATCACCCTACAGAAATCGAGCCTTTCGGTGGTGCGGCAACCTGTATCGGGGGAGCTATTCGTGATCCTTTGTCAGGTCGTTCTTATGTTTATCAAGCTATGCGGATTTCAGGTGCGGGTGATATTACCCAGCCTCTGACGGCTACTCGCTCAGGGAAATTGCCACAGCAAATCATTTCAAAAACAGCGGCACATGGTTATTCTTCATACGGTAACCAAATCGGTCTTGCGACCACCTATGTACGTGAATACTTCCATCCAGGCTTTGTCGCTAAACGGATGGAATTAGGTGCCGTGGTTGGTGCTGCTCCCAAGGAAAATGTGGTCCGTGAAAAACCAGTCGCAGGCGATGTGGTTATCTTGTTAGGAGGCAAAACAGGTCGAGATGGTATCGGTGGGGCAACAGGCTCATCTAAGGTGCAGACAGTTGAGTCTGTGGAAACGGCTGGAGCGGAAGTCCAAAAAGGAAATGCCATTGAAGAACGTAAAATCCAACGTTTGTTCCGAAATGGTGACGTCACTCGTCTCATTAAAAAATCCAATGACTTCGGTGCAGGCGGTGTCTGCGTAGCCATTGGGGAGCTGGCGGACGGTCTTGAAATCGATTTGGATAAGGTTCCTCTAAAGTATGCAGGCTTGAATGGAACGGAGATTGCCATTTCTGAATCACAAGAGCGGATGAGCGTCGTTGTCCGTCCTCAAGATATGGAAACCTTCATCGCAGCCTGCCGTGAGGAAAATATCCATGCAGTTGTCGTAGCCAAAGTGACTGAAAAACCAAACCTAGTCATGACCTGGAATGGACAAATCATTGTTGATTTGGAGCGTTCCTTCCTTGATACTAACGGTGTGCGTGTGGTCGTTGATGCTAAGGTGGTTGACAGTGCTGTCAACTTGCCAGAAAGGCGTAAAACAGCTGCTGAAACCCTGCAAGAAGACTTGAAAGAACTGTTGTCAGACCTCAACCATGCCAGTCAAAAAGGTTTGCAGACAATTTTTGACTCGTCTGTTGGTCGTTCAACCGTCAACCACCCACTCGGAGGTCGTCACCAGCTGACTCCGACAGAAAGTTCGGTACAGAAGTTGCCTGTCCAACAGGGTGTGACGACCACGGCTTCTGTTATGGCTCAGGGCTATCATCCTTACCTAGCAGACTGGTCACCTTACCATGGAGCAGCCTATGCGGTCATTGAAGCGACAGCTCGCTTGGTGGCAACAGGGGCTAACTGGTCCAAGGCTCGCTTCTCTTATCAAGAGTATTTCCAGCGAATGGACAAGCAGGCAGAGCGTTTTGGTCAGCCAGTAGCAGCACTTCTGGGCTCTATCGAGGCTCAGATTCAGCTTGGTTTGCCGTCTATCGGTGGTAAGGACTCCATGTCTGGGACCTTTGAGGACTTGACAGTTCCGCCGACCCTGGTTGCCTTTGGTGTGACAACGGCAGACAGCCGCAAGGTTCTATCACCTGAGTTCAAGGCGGCTGGCGAGCATATCTATTATCTTCCAGGTCAGATTTTGTCAGAAGACATTGATTTTGCCTTGATCAAGTCTAATTTTGAGGCTTTTGAAAAATGGCAGAGCGATTATGTGATTACGGCTGCTAGTGCAGTCAAGTACGGCGGTGTCTTAGAAAGTCTAGCCCTCATGTCCTTTGGTAACCAGCTCGGTGCAGAAATCGAGTTGGCGGAGCTTGAAACCAGCTTGACAGGTCAGCTAGGTGGCTTTGTCTTCACATCGCAAGAAGACATTCCAGATGCTGTGAAAATCGGTCAAACAACAACAGACTTTACACTGCTTGTCAATGGTGTCAACCTAGCTGGACAGGGCCTACAAGCTGCCTTTGAAGGTAAGTTTGAAGAAGTCTATCCAACAGAATTTGAACAGGCGACAGACTTACAGGATATTCCTGCAATCACAAGTTCAGCGGTTATACAAGCCAAAGAAACAGTCGAATTACCGCTTGTTTACATCCCAGTATTCCCGGGAACCAACTCAGAATACGACTCCGCCAAGGCTTTTGAACAGGCTGGTGCCAAGGTCAATCTGGTTCCATTTGTGACTTTGGATGCGGCAAGTATTGAACAGTCCGTTGACACAATGGTTGACAATATTGACAAGGCCAACATCCTTTTCTTCGCAGGAGGATTCTCCGCTGCGGATGAGCCAGATGGGTCTGCTAAGTTTATCGTGACCATCTTACGAAACGCCAAGGTCCGCTCTGCTATTGACCAATTTATCGAAAAAGGTGGCCTCATCATCGGTATCTGTAATGGCTTCCAGGCCCTTGTCAAATCGGGCTTGCTGCCGTATGGAAACTTTGAGGAGGCAGGAGAAAACAGTCCGACCCTCTTCTACAACGATGCCAATCAGCACGTTGCCAAAATGGTGGAAACACGGATTGCTAATGTCAACTCACCGTGGTTGGCAGGTGTTCAAGTCGGCGACATTCACGCTATCCCAGTTTCTCATGGGGAAGGAAAATTTGTGGTGACGGACGAGGAATTTGCTACCTTGCGTGACAATGGTCAGATTTTCAGCCAGTATGTTGAGTTTACAGGTCAGCCAAGCATGGACTCTAAGTACAATCCAAATGGTTCTAGTCATGCCATTGAAGGCATTACCAGCCGAAATGGTCAGATTATCGGGAAAATGGGACACTCAGAACGTTATGAGGAGGGGCTTTTCCAGAATATTCCAGGTAAGAAAGACCAAGGGCTCTTTGTTTCAGCAGTTCGCTATTTTACAGGAAAATAA